One region of Miscanthus floridulus cultivar M001 chromosome 19, ASM1932011v1, whole genome shotgun sequence genomic DNA includes:
- the LOC136528129 gene encoding uncharacterized protein, producing MSGTTDDTAKGNAAAALSAPPYDAMLTSSEASPPETKAKMSGTTDDTAKGNAAAALSAPPYDAMLKSTAYERLRAGHPAEFAPASVFFAHDDRSAIDRRNSFRVKAALVYEVVTGRHVDDHMLRANSLLLALARKCHSKINGQPEEAGDPAEVTDERWDAKKKRVVDGIFLVVGFLPKLNEAITRKNADRDSVDQIFKSRHMLDMVTDVIKLENQLRLQDLLDVARHIEAVTTETVEQSDFKDVKESMGRKYKLDVTEQNLADAIHRFCWYYSPFSTKKTAAAPPDSPFKDVAASKETAARTLLDCLHMSVVKPAQGKGGGVTGRPSRMPTARDLRRSGVRLQASENGRAEIEFAQPTVLLPALVYDFKLATVARNLLAREYEEESKPITRYFQMVNEIVEDAADVRILRRAGVVRGGSGGGQEVHELIKNIDGHATYPSVYMAMDREIDKVSEYHDQRMAKFFVRNRPGVIWASSVAAISMAAIVATRRKRG from the exons ATGAGCGGAACCACCGACGATACGGCCAAGGGAAACGCCGCCGCTGCCCTGTCGGCGCCACCGTACGATGCCATGCTTACCAGTTCTGAAGCGTCGCCACCCGAAACCAAAGCGAAAATGAGCGGAACCACCGACGACACGGCCAAGGGAAACGCCGCCGCTGCCCTGTCGGCGCCACCGTACGATGCCATGCTCAAGTCCACGGCGTACGAGCGGTTGCGCGCGGGGCACCCGGCGGAGTTCGCGCCCGCGAGCGTCTTCTTCGCACACGATGACCGGAGCGCCATCGACCGGCGCAACAGCTTCCGGGTGAAGGCCGCGCTCGTCTACGAGGTCGTCACGGGCCGGCACGTCGACGACCACATGCTGCGCGCCAACAGCCTACTCCTGGCCCTCGCCAGGAAATGCCATTCCAAAATCAATGGACAACCCGAAG AAGCAGGAGATCCTGCGGAGGTGACAGACGAACGCTGGGACGCAAAGAAGAAGCGCGTGGTCGACGGCATCTTCCTCGTCGTCGGCTTCCTGCCAAAGCTCAACGAAGCGATCACAAGGAAGAACGCGGACCGCGACTCCGTCGACCAGATCTTCAAGTCGCGCCACATGCTCGACATGGTCACGGACGTGATCAAGCTCGAGAACCAGCTCCGGCTGCAGGACCTGCTCGACGTGGCCCGCCACATCGAGGCCGTCACCACGGAGACTGTAGAGCAATCCGATTTCAAGGACGTCAAGGAATCCATGGGACGCAAGTACAAGCTGGACGTCACGGAGCAGAACCTCGCCGACGCGATCCACCGCTTCTGCTGGTACTACTCGCCCTTCTCCACGAAGAAGACCGCGGCGGCGCCCCCGGACAGCCCGTTCAAGGACGTCGCGGCCAGCAAGGAGACGGCGGCGCGCACGCTCCTGGACTGCCTGCATATGAGCGTGGTGAAGCCGGCGCAGGGGAAGGGCGGGGGCGTCACCGGCAGGCCGTCTCGCATGCCTACGGCGAGGGATCTCCGGCGGTCCGGGGTCCGTCTCCAGGCCTCCGAGAACGGCCGCGCCGAGATCGAGTTCGCGCAGCCGACGGTGTTGCTGCCGGCGCTGGTGTACGACTTCAAGCTGGCCACGGTGGCCCGGAACCTCCTGGCGcgggagtacgaggaggagagcAAGCCCATCACGCGCTACTTCCAGATGGTGAACGAGATCGTGGAAGACGCGGCCGACGTGCGGATTCTCCGCCGCGCCGGCGTGGTCCGCGGCGGGTCGGGCGGCGGGCAGGAGGTGCACGAGCTGATCAAGAACATCGACGGCCACGCCACGTACCCGTCCGTGTACATGGCCATGGACCGGGAGATCGACAAGGTGAGCGAGTACCACGACCAGAGGATGGCCAAGTTCTTCGTCCGCAACCGCCCCGGCGTCATCTGGGCCTCGTCGGTGGCCGCCATCTCGATGGCGGCTATCGTCGCCACGAGGAGGAAACGGGGCTGA